One segment of Odontesthes bonariensis isolate fOdoBon6 chromosome 1, fOdoBon6.hap1, whole genome shotgun sequence DNA contains the following:
- the trmt10c gene encoding tRNA methyltransferase 10 homolog C, protein MLRLAATKCLKGLWKSNHFVTAKRQVNPFLPANSIRLNQANLLARYFGTGSSVRKDTLKMKEDKSEEKEILDLDKWKSVMRSQATFQDQQVSDEVEGSDEDENLKATEGDLKDSSSFEATRELVLMWRQAGKLVPQEMTEEEVRTLAELTTKSSRKKYLKYLAIKEGHKLARKAKQQQKRAEWEASLMESRGLDSNAEEGDDQKGQKLKNTLFLQFWDRSLDKLLAWRSVQAMVFGQPLVFDMSYESHMSRREIENTVSQLLEVEGCNRRAAEPFHLHFCNLQPDGPYKQELLKRYGAETWERLLITSTERQHVDFFPREQLVYLTADSPNVLRTFDHSKVYIIGGMVDRSIQSGLSLANAKRLKLATARLPLDEFLHWDIGAKNLTLDQMIRIMLTIKDTGKWEEALQFVPKRKHDGFHQHLTQTGSTNNRAKGLTNHGGSRQAGDGLSRSRERVSERTFKSQNLQKSTKEFGLSGRDRMSGLASTREKTATIKVRTSFKNNIEARKSSGKHKMWWSDE, encoded by the coding sequence ATGTTAAGACTCGCTGCTACGAAATGTTTAAAGGGATTATGGAAGAGCAATCACTTCGTGACAGCCAAGAGGCAAGTGAACCCTTTCCTACCGGCTAACAGTATCAGACTTAACCAAGCAAACCTGCTTGCTCGCTACTTCGGCACGGGGAGCTCTGTGAGGAAAGATACCCTCAAAATGAAAGAAGATAAATCCGAGGAAAAAGAAATATTAGATCTGGACAAATGGAAGTCTGTTATGAGATCCCAAGCTACATTCCAGGATCAACAAGTCAGTGATGAAGTGGAAGGAAGTGATGAAGATGAAAACCTGAAAGCAACAGAGGGTGATTTAAAGGACAGTTCTTCATTTGAGGCAACTCGTGAACTAGTTTTAATGTGGCGACAAGCAGGTAAGCTTGTACCACAAGAGATGACTGAGGAGGAAGTACGGACGCTGGCAGAGCTCACCACCAAGTCCTCAAGGAAGAAGTACCTGAAATATCTGGCTATCAAAGAGGGCCATAAACTGGCCCGCAAGgcgaagcagcagcagaagagggCTGAATGGGAGGCCTCATTGATGGAGTCGAGAGGATTGGACAGCAATGCAGAGGAAGGGGACGATCAGAAAGgacaaaaactgaaaaacacacTATTTCTGCAGTTTTGGGACCGTTCCCTTGACAAGTTGCTGGCTTGGAGAAGCGTCCAGGCCATGGTGTTTGGTCAACCACTTGTATTTGACATGAGCTATGAGTCCCACATGTCCAGACGGGAGATAGAGAACACAGTGTCTCAGCTGCTGGAAGTGGAAGGCTGCAACCGGCGTGCAGCTGAGCCCTTTCACCTCCACTTTTGCAACCTGCAACCAGACGGCCCCTACAAGCAGGAGCTTCTCAAACGATACGGAGCAGAGACCTGGGAGCGCCTGCTCATCACCAGCACTGAGCGCCAGCATGTGGATTTTTTCCCCAGGGAACAGCTCGTATATCTCACTGCAGACTCCCCCAATGTCCTCCGCACCTTTGACCACTCCAAGGTCTACATCATTGGAGGTATGGTAGACCGGTCCATCCAATCAGGCTTGTCGTTGGCCAATGCCAAGCGTCTAAAGCTTGCAACAGCCCGTTTACCACTGGATGAGTTTCTTCACTGGGACATAGGAGCCAAAAATCTGACTCTGGATCAGATGATCCGCATCATGCTCACTATTAAGGATACTGGGAAATGGGAGGAGGCGCTACAGTTTGTGCCTAAAAGGAAGCATGATGGCTTCCACCAACATCTGACACAAACAGGGAGTACAAATAACAGAGCCAAAGGTCTCACAAATCATGGAGGATCAAGGCAGGCTGGTGACGGGCTGTCGAGGTCCAGAGAAAGAGTCAGTGAGCGGACATTTAAGAGCCAGAATCTGCAAAAGTCCACGAAAGAGTTTGGCTTGAGTGGCAGAGACAGAATGTCTGGACTTGCCAGTACCAGAGAAAAAACAGCCACAATCAAAGTACGGAcctcatttaaaaacaacattgAAGCAAGAAAAAGTTCAGGCAAACACAAGATGTGGTGGAGTGATGAGTAA
- the txnl4b gene encoding thioredoxin-like protein 4B yields MSLFLPKLACKKDIDEVIKVVAEKVVVLRFGRDEDSVCLHLDEILSKTAHDLSNMASIYIVDVDKAPIYTRYFDISYIPSTVFFFNGQHMKVDYGSPDHTKFVGSFKTKQDFMDLIEVIYRGAMRGKMIVQSPIDPQNIPKYDLLYHGI; encoded by the exons ATGAGTTTGTTTTTGCCCAAATTAGCGTGCAAAAAAGATATAGATGAGGTCATTAAAGTTGTAGCAGAAAAAGTTGTAGTTCTAAGGTTCGGGAGAGATGAAGACTCAGTTTGTCTCCACCTGGATGAGATT TTGTCAAAAACTGCCCACGACTTGAGTAACATGGCGTCCATCTACATCGTTGATGTGGACAAGGCTCCCATTTACACGAGATACTTTGACATCAGTTACATACCCtcaactgttttctttttcaacgGACAGCACATGAAAGTGGATTATGG CTCCCCAGATCATACCAAGTTTGTTGGCAGCTTCAAAACCAAGCAAGACTTCATGGATCTGATTGAGGTGATTTACAGAGGAGCCATGCGGGGGAAAATGATTGTCCAGAGTCCCATAGACCCTCAGAATATTCCCAAATATGATCTCCTCTACCATGGGATTTAG
- the mrpl16 gene encoding large ribosomal subunit protein uL16m — translation MMLSLFKAATGGLTGICRAHSQQQGHLHSHLKILTAGLKTYQIPPDYSGVVLPEKPKLKFLNKVPNLKKAKKESKKLRDIQGPTRGANAFTSGQYAIVAMGGGYIHWGHLEMMRLTINRKMDPRTTFARWRINAPYKPITRKGLGQRMGGGKGAIDHYVTPVRYGRLIVELGGKVELEEVEHVLTEVAKKLPFRAKVVSRESLEALHKMQDEMEQNNQNPWTFKRIAQGNMMGIRKVLSPFDLHNHGRFTGKFHFPGRV, via the exons ATGATGCTCTCCCTCTTTAAGGCTGCGACCGGCGGATTGACGGGAATCTGTAGAGCTCACAGTCAGCAGCAAG GTCATTTGCACAGCCACCTGAAAATCCTCACTGCAGGGTTGAAGACGTATCAAATCCCCCCAGACTACAGTG GTGTGGTGCTGCCAGAGAAACCCAAACTGAAGTTTCTGAACAAGGTGCCTAACCTGAAAAAGGCCAAGAAAGAGAGCAAGAAGCTGCGGGACATCCAAGGCCCGACCAGGGGAGCAAATGCCTTTACAAGTGGACAGTACGCTATAGTG GCCATGGGCGGGGGCTACATCCACTGGGGTCATTTGGAAATGATGCGTCTGACTATCAACCGCAAGATGGATCCCCGGACAACGTTTGCCCGCTGGCGCATCAATGCCCCATATAAACCCATCACACGTAAAGGACTGGGTCAGCGCATGGGTGGGGGCAAAGGAGCCATCGACCACTATGTGACACCGGTCCGTTACGGGCGTCTGATCGTGGAGctgggaggaaaggtggagcTGGAAGAGGTTGAGCATGTCCTGACAGAAGTGGCCAAGAAGCTGCCTTTCCGCGCCAAG gTAGTGAGCAGAGAGAGCCTGGAAGCCTTGCACAAAATGCAGGATGAGATGGAGCAGAACAACCAGAATCCCTGGACCTTCAAGCGGATAGCACAGGGAAACATGATGGGTATCAGGAAGGTGCTTAGTCCCTTCGACCTGCACAACCACGGACGTTTTACAGGCAAATTTCACTTCCCAGGGAGGGTGTGA